From Pseudomonas sp. LS1212, the proteins below share one genomic window:
- the pheA gene encoding prephenate dehydratase, with amino-acid sequence MSEQELKALRVRIDSLDEKILELISDRARCAQEVARVKMATLAEGESPVFYRPEREAQVLKRVMQRNQGPLGNEEMARLFREIMSSCLALEQPLKVAYLGPEGTFTQAAAMKHFGHAVISKPMAAIDEVFREVAAGAVNFGVVPVENSTEGAVNHTLDSFLEHDMVICGEVELRIHHHLLIGENTKTESISRIYSHAQSLAQCRKWLDAHYPNVERVAVSSNAEAAKRVKGEWNSAAIAGDMAASLYGLTRLAEKIEDRPDNSTRFLMIGNQEVPPTGDDKTSIIVSMSNKPGALHELLVPFHDNGIDLTRIETRPSRSGKWTYVFFIDFIGHHRDPLIKAVLEKISQEAVALKVLGSYPKAVL; translated from the coding sequence ATGTCCGAGCAAGAGCTCAAAGCGCTGCGGGTGCGCATTGATAGCCTGGATGAAAAGATCCTCGAGCTGATCAGTGACCGTGCCCGCTGTGCCCAGGAAGTCGCCCGCGTGAAAATGGCCACGCTGGCCGAAGGCGAGTCGCCGGTATTCTATCGCCCCGAGCGTGAAGCCCAGGTGCTCAAGCGCGTCATGCAGCGTAACCAGGGGCCGCTGGGCAACGAAGAGATGGCACGGCTGTTCCGTGAAATCATGTCTTCATGCCTGGCCCTCGAGCAACCGCTGAAGGTCGCCTACCTGGGGCCGGAAGGTACCTTCACCCAGGCCGCGGCCATGAAGCACTTCGGTCACGCGGTGATCAGCAAGCCGATGGCGGCGATTGACGAAGTGTTCCGCGAAGTGGCTGCCGGGGCGGTGAATTTTGGTGTCGTGCCGGTGGAAAACTCCACCGAAGGCGCGGTCAACCACACCCTCGACAGCTTCCTGGAGCACGACATGGTGATCTGTGGCGAAGTCGAGCTGCGCATTCACCATCACTTGTTGATCGGTGAAAACACCAAGACCGAAAGCATCAGCCGTATCTATTCCCACGCCCAGTCCCTGGCCCAGTGCCGCAAGTGGCTGGATGCGCATTACCCGAATGTCGAACGCGTAGCGGTTTCCAGCAATGCCGAAGCAGCCAAGCGGGTCAAGGGTGAGTGGAACTCGGCGGCGATCGCCGGCGATATGGCGGCGAGCCTGTATGGCTTGACCCGTCTGGCCGAGAAGATCGAAGACCGTCCAGACAACTCCACGCGCTTCTTGATGATCGGCAACCAGGAAGTGCCGCCGACCGGCGACGACAAGACGTCGATCATCGTCTCGATGAGCAACAAGCCGGGTGCCCTGCATGAGTTGTTGGTGCCGTTCCATGACAACGGCATCGACCTGACGCGCATCGAAACGCGTCCTTCGCGCAGTGGCAAATGGACCTACGTGTTCTTCATCGACTTCATCGGCCATCACCGTGATCCATTGATCAAGGCCGTGCTTGAGAAAATCAGTCAGGAAGCCGTGGCACTCAAGGTGCTGGGTTCCTACCCGAAAGCGGTTCTCTGA
- the serC gene encoding 3-phosphoserine/phosphohydroxythreonine transaminase, with product MSNRAFNFCAGPAALPEAVLQRAQSEMLNWRGKGLSVMEMSHRSDEYVAIAEKAEQDLRDLLSIPSNYKVLFLQGGASQQFAEIPLNLLPEEGVADYIETGIWSKKAIEEGRRFGNINVAASAKPYDYLAIPGQNEWNLTKGAAYVHYASNETIGGLEFDWVPQTGDVPLVVDMSSDILSRSIDVSQYGLIYAGAQKNIGPSGLVVVIVREDLIGRARSACPTMLDYKVAADNGSMYNTPATYSWYLSGLVFEWLKEQGGVEAMEVRNRAKKDRLYGFIDSSDFYTNPIAHNARSWMNVPFRLADERLDKAFLAGADARGLLNLKGHRSVGGMRASIYNALGLDAVEALVAYMAEFEKENA from the coding sequence GTGAGCAACCGAGCCTTTAACTTCTGCGCAGGTCCTGCTGCGCTCCCTGAAGCTGTCCTGCAGCGCGCCCAGTCGGAAATGTTGAACTGGCGTGGCAAAGGCCTTTCCGTCATGGAAATGAGCCACCGCAGCGATGAATACGTGGCCATCGCCGAGAAGGCCGAGCAGGATCTGCGTGATCTGCTGTCTATCCCCTCCAACTATAAAGTGCTGTTCCTGCAGGGCGGCGCGAGCCAGCAGTTCGCGGAAATCCCGCTGAACCTGTTGCCCGAAGAAGGCGTTGCCGACTATATCGAAACCGGTATCTGGTCGAAAAAAGCCATCGAGGAAGGTCGTCGTTTCGGCAACATCAACGTCGCCGCGAGCGCCAAGCCTTACGATTACCTGGCCATTCCGGGGCAGAATGAGTGGAACCTGACCAAGGGCGCCGCTTACGTTCACTACGCCTCCAATGAAACCATTGGTGGCCTGGAATTCGACTGGGTTCCGCAAACCGGTGATGTTCCGCTGGTGGTGGACATGTCTTCGGACATCCTTTCGCGCTCGATCGACGTCTCGCAATACGGCCTGATCTACGCCGGTGCGCAAAAGAATATCGGCCCCAGCGGCCTGGTCGTCGTCATCGTTCGCGAAGACCTGATCGGCCGTGCCCGCAGCGCCTGCCCGACCATGCTCGATTACAAGGTCGCGGCCGACAATGGCTCGATGTACAACACCCCGGCCACTTACTCCTGGTACCTCTCGGGCCTGGTGTTCGAATGGCTGAAAGAGCAGGGTGGCGTCGAAGCCATGGAAGTGCGTAACCGCGCCAAGAAGGATCGCTTGTACGGTTTCATCGACAGCAGCGACTTCTACACCAACCCGATCGCGCACAACGCTCGTTCCTGGATGAACGTACCGTTCCGCCTGGCCGACGAGCGCCTGGACAAGGCCTTCCTGGCCGGCGCCGATGCGCGCGGTCTGCTCAACCTCAAAGGGCATCGTTCGGTAGGCGGCATGCGTGCTTCCATCTACAACGCCCTGGGTCTGGATGCGGTCGAGGCCCTGGTGGCCTACATGGCCGAATTCGAGAAGGAAAATGCCTGA
- the hisC gene encoding histidinol-phosphate transaminase, producing the protein MSDFLALAQAGVQQLSPYVPGKPVDELARELDIDPASIVKLASNENPLGASPKALAAIHEELADLTRYPDGNGFALKQLLAERCGVQPNQVTLGNGSNDILELVARAYLAPGLNAVFSEHAFAVYPIVTQAVGAQAKVVPAKDWGHDLSAMLAAIDAETRVVFIANPNNPTGTWFDAEALDEFLQDVPAHVLVVLDEAYIEYAEGSDLPDGLDYLAAYPNLLVSRTFSKAYGLAALRVGYGLSSPVIADVLNRVRQPFNVNSLALAAACAALDDSEYLAESRRLNEAGMQQLQAGLRRLGLGWIESKGNFIAVDLAREAASVFQGLLREGVIVRPVANYGMPNHLRVTIGLPAENARFLEALSKVLARG; encoded by the coding sequence ATGAGTGATTTCCTCGCCCTCGCGCAGGCGGGCGTGCAACAGCTGTCGCCTTACGTTCCAGGCAAACCGGTAGACGAGCTGGCCCGTGAGCTGGATATCGATCCGGCCAGCATCGTCAAGCTGGCGAGCAACGAAAACCCGCTGGGCGCCAGTCCCAAGGCGTTGGCGGCGATTCATGAAGAGCTGGCCGACCTGACCCGCTACCCCGATGGCAACGGTTTCGCCCTCAAGCAACTGCTGGCCGAACGCTGCGGCGTGCAGCCGAACCAGGTCACCCTGGGCAACGGTTCCAACGATATCCTCGAGCTGGTGGCGCGTGCCTACCTGGCGCCAGGTCTCAATGCGGTGTTCAGCGAACATGCATTCGCCGTCTACCCGATCGTGACTCAGGCCGTCGGTGCCCAGGCGAAGGTCGTGCCGGCCAAGGATTGGGGGCATGACCTGTCGGCGATGCTGGCGGCCATCGATGCCGAAACCCGCGTGGTGTTCATTGCCAACCCGAACAACCCGACCGGGACCTGGTTCGATGCCGAGGCCCTGGACGAATTCCTCCAGGACGTACCGGCCCACGTTCTGGTGGTGTTGGACGAAGCCTACATCGAGTACGCCGAAGGCAGCGACTTGCCGGATGGCCTGGACTACCTGGCGGCCTATCCGAATCTGCTGGTGTCGCGCACCTTTTCCAAGGCTTATGGCCTGGCGGCGCTGCGGGTCGGTTATGGCTTGTCGTCGCCAGTCATTGCTGACGTGCTTAACCGCGTGCGTCAGCCGTTCAACGTCAACAGCCTGGCTCTGGCAGCCGCCTGTGCGGCCCTGGATGACAGCGAGTACCTGGCTGAAAGCCGTCGCTTGAACGAAGCCGGCATGCAGCAGCTGCAGGCAGGTTTGCGCCGGCTGGGGCTGGGCTGGATCGAATCGAAGGGCAACTTCATTGCCGTGGACCTGGCGCGCGAGGCTGCGTCGGTATTCCAGGGCTTGCTGCGCGAAGGTGTGATCGTTCGCCCGGTGGCCAACTATGGCATGCCCAACCACCTGCGGGTGACCATTGGCCTGCCGGCCGAAAACGCGCGTTTCCTTGAAGCGCTGAGCAAGGTTCTGGCTCGTGGTTGA